Below is a window of Calditerricola satsumensis DNA.
TTGGCCACCTTTGGCGTGGCCGAGGTGGCGGTGTACCGCCGGCCGGTGGTCGGCATTTTGGCCACCGGGTCGGAATTGGTGGACGTGCACGAGCCCCTTTCCCCCGGAAAAATCCGCAACTCGAACAGCTACATGGTGGCCAGCCTCATTCGCGCCGCGGGAGGCGTGCCGAAGTTGTTCTCGGCCGTCGGCGATTCCGTCGAAGCCATGCTGGCCGCCGTGGAGCCGCACCTCGACGAGTTGGATGCCCTGGTGACGACCGGCGGCGTATCGGTGGGCGACTACGACCTGATCCCCGACCTCTACGAACGCTTGGGCGCGACGACGCGGTTTTGGAAGGTGCTCGCCCGCCCCGGCCAGCCGGTGCGCTATGCCGTGCGCGACGGGAAGCCCTTTTTCGGCATCTCCGGCAATCCGGCGTCGGCGTTCGTCAACTGCCAGCTGTTTGTCCTCCCGGGGGTGCGCCGTCTGGGCGGATGGGCCCATCCGCTGCCGCGCACCGTGCGGGCGCGCCTCGTCAATGCCTGCTCGGCGCCGCCGATCAAGCCGGATCGCTTCTTGCGCGCGCGCCTGTATGAAGCGGAAGGGGAGCTTTTCGTCGAGGTGGCCAAAGGGCAATCCTCGGGGATGATCGGCTCGCTCGTGGGGGCCAATGCCTTGG
It encodes the following:
- a CDS encoding molybdopterin molybdotransferase MoeA, giving the protein MHRAFADAPNRAPLSVEDAQAVILESLAPLPVERIPLVDSDGRVLAQAVVADGDVPPFDRSMMDGYAVRAADTAGASWERPVPLAVIEEVPAGCSPTRRVGPGEAIRVMTGSMIPEGADAVVKFENTAEGYNRNVATVHVRVPARPGDNIAKKGEDMAKGSVVLRPGVPIGAAEAAVLATFGVAEVAVYRRPVVGILATGSELVDVHEPLSPGKIRNSNSYMVASLIRAAGGVPKLFSAVGDSVEAMLAAVEPHLDELDALVTTGGVSVGDYDLIPDLYERLGATTRFWKVLARPGQPVRYAVRDGKPFFGISGNPASAFVNCQLFVLPGVRRLGGWAHPLPRTVRARLVNACSAPPIKPDRFLRARLYEAEGELFVEVAKGQSSGMIGSLVGANALVRVKGGTAVEPGQVVDVVVCGEWPSIPPKKKALR